The following are from one region of the Cytobacillus firmus genome:
- a CDS encoding zinc-finger domain-containing protein has translation MSRKEIINEVEELMTSYCKDCFLHKHHKDEKGRRYAHRFCITECTVGEKIKSIGSKLS, from the coding sequence TTGAGCAGAAAGGAAATTATCAATGAAGTGGAGGAGCTGATGACCAGTTACTGCAAAGACTGCTTCCTTCATAAACATCATAAAGATGAAAAAGGGCGCAGATATGCCCATCGATTTTGCATTACAGAGTGCACTGTCGGTGAGAAAATAAAATCGATAGGAAGCAAGCTTTCATAA
- a CDS encoding sulfurtransferase: MKYLAEKEWVLSKLDDPNIRIADCRFKLGSPDEGRSLYDHSHIPHAVYFDLEKDLSGPVSEHGGRHPLPDPAQLRKALEKAGISRDTTVIAYDGGEGAFAARFWWLLRYLGHEKVFVLNGGYKEWTESDYPLTKEVPRMDWADFKIDLQPDILASYEEVKSAAGNQESAVLIDSREEKRYLGLEEPIDKKAGHIPRAINKVWLEAYKNGRFKDAEEQENRFAGIDKNKPIIVYCGSGVTAAPNFLALKEAGYKHVKLYAGSFSDWISYDSNKIETVEK, encoded by the coding sequence ATGAAGTATCTAGCAGAAAAGGAATGGGTATTATCCAAACTGGATGATCCCAATATTCGAATTGCCGACTGCCGTTTTAAACTTGGATCGCCAGATGAAGGGCGCAGCTTATATGATCATAGCCATATTCCCCATGCAGTGTATTTTGATCTGGAGAAAGATCTGTCAGGTCCGGTAAGTGAACACGGAGGCCGGCATCCCCTTCCGGATCCGGCTCAACTTAGAAAAGCCCTTGAGAAAGCCGGGATCAGCAGAGATACCACAGTTATTGCATATGACGGCGGAGAAGGGGCTTTTGCCGCAAGATTCTGGTGGCTGCTCAGGTATTTAGGGCATGAGAAAGTTTTTGTATTGAACGGCGGATATAAGGAATGGACTGAAAGCGATTATCCTTTGACTAAAGAAGTTCCCCGCATGGATTGGGCAGATTTTAAAATTGATCTGCAGCCTGACATACTTGCCTCATACGAAGAAGTTAAAAGCGCTGCAGGCAATCAGGAGAGCGCTGTTTTAATTGACTCCAGAGAGGAAAAAAGATACCTTGGGCTGGAGGAGCCAATTGATAAAAAAGCAGGCCATATTCCGAGAGCAATCAATAAAGTTTGGCTTGAAGCATATAAAAATGGCAGATTTAAAGATGCCGAAGAACAGGAAAATCGATTTGCAGGTATTGATAAAAACAAACCCATCATTGTTTATTGCGGCTCTGGTGTAACGGCGGCACCTAATTTTCTAGCTTTAAAGGAAGCCGGCTATAAACATGTTAAATTATATGCCGGAAGCTTCAGCGATTGGATCTCTTATGACAGCAATAAAATAGAAACTGTCGAAAAATAG
- a CDS encoding DUF6123 family protein encodes MKTVEEYLHFLQSKGFQFREDAVGFIYFGKHYTNASDELANAAIELTLKAQKSFDGSFYVSLLETLVSKNITSRREAIKFVKEKAII; translated from the coding sequence GTGAAGACAGTTGAAGAATATTTGCATTTTTTGCAAAGTAAAGGTTTTCAATTCAGGGAGGACGCAGTTGGCTTCATTTACTTTGGAAAACATTATACCAATGCTTCTGACGAGCTGGCCAATGCAGCAATTGAACTGACATTAAAGGCACAGAAATCATTTGATGGAAGTTTTTACGTTTCTTTGCTGGAAACTTTGGTTTCAAAGAATATAACCAGCAGGCGGGAAGCAATAAAATTTGTAAAAGAAAAAGCAATCATCTAA
- the cspD gene encoding cold-shock protein CspD, whose product MQNGKVKWFNNEKGFGFIEVEGGDDVFVHFTAIQGDGFKSLEEGQEVSFEIVEGNRGPQAANVVKL is encoded by the coding sequence ATGCAAAACGGTAAAGTAAAATGGTTCAACAATGAAAAAGGTTTCGGTTTTATCGAAGTTGAAGGCGGAGACGATGTATTCGTACACTTCACAGCTATCCAAGGTGACGGTTTCAAATCTTTAGAAGAAGGCCAGGAAGTTTCTTTTGAAATCGTTGAAGGAAACCGCGGACCTCAAGCTGCAAACGTTGTAAAACTATAA
- a CDS encoding ribonuclease H family protein, which produces MKYKLEWKYKLKGTEDILFTSDLIDGETALQAGEDIEKSGKGKEVIYYDEAGTSWSTKEMKKLLMEVEEDPHDITVFFDGGFNKDTGQAGLGAVIYFKQGKKKYRVRANELFDEMDNNNEAEYAAIYYTLNLLEEMGVHHMTCEFKGDSQVVLKQLEGEWPCYEENLNRWLDRIEEKIKKLGILPRYKPIPRNENKEADKLASQALQGKFINSKMQII; this is translated from the coding sequence ATGAAATATAAATTAGAATGGAAATACAAACTTAAAGGAACTGAGGATATTTTATTTACTTCAGACCTGATCGATGGTGAAACTGCTTTGCAGGCTGGTGAAGATATTGAAAAGTCGGGCAAGGGCAAAGAGGTAATTTATTATGATGAAGCCGGCACTTCCTGGAGCACAAAGGAAATGAAAAAGCTTCTTATGGAAGTTGAAGAGGACCCTCATGATATTACCGTATTTTTTGATGGCGGCTTTAATAAAGATACCGGCCAGGCCGGACTCGGTGCGGTCATTTATTTTAAACAGGGCAAAAAAAAGTACCGTGTGCGGGCAAATGAGCTTTTTGATGAGATGGATAATAATAATGAGGCAGAATATGCAGCAATTTATTACACCCTGAATCTGCTTGAAGAAATGGGTGTTCATCATATGACATGTGAATTTAAGGGGGATTCCCAGGTAGTATTAAAACAGCTTGAAGGTGAATGGCCGTGTTATGAAGAAAATCTAAATCGCTGGCTTGACCGAATCGAAGAAAAAATTAAAAAACTGGGCATACTGCCAAGATATAAACCCATTCCGCGCAATGAAAATAAAGAAGCGGATAAGCTGGCAAGCCAGGCATTGCAAGGGAAATTTATTAACAGTAAAATGCAGATCATATAA
- a CDS encoding DMT family transporter gives MNRSVIFADVSLLLVAFVWGTTFVLVQNAIAFLEPFSFNGVRFFLAALILGGWLAIFEKEQVKKMDRRLLISGVIMGLFLFIGYAFQTIGLLHTTSSKAGFITGLSVVMVPVFSLMLLKIKPGFNAIIGVSIATAGLYFLTMTDNAPLNIGDAYVLICAVGFALHIIFTGKYSSRYPALLLTVIQVSTVAVLSVIFALINEDWQQALETEVLFKANVVTALIVTSLFATAIAFFAQTAFQKYTTPTRVALIFAMEPVFAAAAGFMWANERLSLSALAGCLLIFAGMIFAELPAKKTFLTFRKKTAS, from the coding sequence ATGAATAGATCAGTCATATTTGCAGATGTAAGCCTTTTGCTGGTTGCCTTTGTGTGGGGAACCACCTTTGTGCTTGTACAAAACGCCATTGCTTTTCTTGAACCATTCTCTTTTAATGGTGTCCGCTTTTTCCTGGCCGCTTTAATTCTGGGCGGATGGCTTGCAATTTTTGAAAAAGAACAGGTAAAGAAAATGGATAGAAGGCTTTTAATATCCGGAGTTATTATGGGCTTGTTTTTATTTATAGGCTATGCCTTCCAGACGATCGGCCTGCTGCACACAACTTCTTCAAAAGCCGGCTTTATTACGGGGTTAAGTGTAGTAATGGTTCCAGTCTTTTCTTTAATGCTGCTAAAAATCAAGCCGGGATTCAATGCCATTATCGGCGTTTCAATCGCGACGGCCGGACTATATTTTCTAACCATGACCGATAATGCCCCGCTGAATATTGGTGATGCCTATGTATTAATCTGCGCTGTCGGTTTTGCCCTCCATATTATCTTTACAGGTAAATACAGCAGCAGATATCCTGCCCTGCTATTAACGGTTATCCAAGTGAGTACGGTGGCAGTTTTATCAGTCATTTTTGCATTGATCAATGAAGACTGGCAGCAGGCATTGGAGACAGAAGTTTTATTTAAAGCCAATGTAGTAACTGCCCTTATTGTGACTTCACTTTTTGCTACCGCTATTGCATTCTTTGCACAGACGGCATTTCAAAAGTACACAACACCAACAAGAGTGGCCCTGATTTTCGCCATGGAGCCTGTGTTTGCAGCAGCTGCAGGATTTATGTGGGCGAATGAAAGACTTTCACTCAGCGCCCTGGCCGGCTGTCTGCTTATTTTTGCGGGAATGATTTTTGCAGAACTGCCTGCTAAGAAAACTTTTTTAACCTTCAGAAAAAAGACAGCTTCATAA
- the sspL gene encoding small, acid-soluble spore protein L yields the protein MSKNGHTNRGKKAPGVNPQGYGQDAEFAEEPKSKLENAAKKKNTK from the coding sequence ATGAGTAAAAACGGACATACAAACAGAGGAAAAAAAGCACCTGGCGTAAACCCGCAAGGATACGGGCAGGATGCTGAATTTGCAGAAGAGCCTAAAAGCAAGCTGGAGAATGCAGCGAAGAAGAAAAATACTAAATAA
- a CDS encoding queuosine precursor transporter yields the protein MFNEWFGLLFAIINFILVLAMYRLFGKTGLFVWIGFSTVMANLQVVKTIEMFGLTATLGNAMYGTAFLVTDILNEKYGKEEAKKAVWLGFFTLLSMTLIMQMVLLFKPHETDFAQESLSTLFSVLPRIAAGSLAAYLVSQFTDVYIFSYLKKKFPTDGQFWIRNNGSTMISQLLDTLVFTSIAFLGVFPPEEWIQIFITTYLLKFIVAVLDTPFGYIAKRFPVKD from the coding sequence ATGTTTAATGAATGGTTTGGATTGCTTTTTGCAATAATTAATTTCATTTTAGTATTGGCGATGTACCGCCTGTTCGGAAAGACTGGACTTTTCGTGTGGATCGGCTTCTCCACTGTCATGGCCAATCTTCAAGTCGTAAAAACAATTGAAATGTTTGGACTGACTGCCACTTTAGGCAACGCTATGTATGGTACTGCTTTTCTTGTTACAGATATCTTAAATGAGAAGTACGGAAAAGAAGAAGCGAAAAAAGCTGTATGGCTCGGTTTCTTTACTCTTCTGTCCATGACTCTAATCATGCAGATGGTATTATTGTTCAAACCGCATGAAACGGATTTTGCACAGGAATCTCTCAGCACTCTTTTCTCGGTTCTGCCGCGGATTGCTGCCGGAAGCCTCGCTGCCTATTTAGTCAGCCAATTTACTGATGTTTATATCTTTTCCTATTTAAAAAAGAAATTTCCAACAGACGGCCAATTTTGGATCAGGAATAATGGCAGCACCATGATCAGCCAGCTATTGGATACCCTTGTGTTTACAAGCATTGCCTTCCTCGGTGTATTTCCTCCGGAAGAATGGATTCAAATTTTCATCACGACTTACTTGCTGAAATTTATAGTAGCTGTACTTGATACCCCGTTTGGCTATATTGCTAAACGTTTCCCAGTAAAAGATTAG
- a CDS encoding reverse transcriptase-like protein, with protein sequence MVEVYIDGASAGNPGPSGAGIFIKNNGQVERFSIALGCMENHEAEYRAFIHALKLCIDKGYKTVSFRTDSQLVNRAVEKEFVKNKKFAPLLEEALELTGKFDLFFMKWVPSSENKAADELARAAIHKNKVKGQEDHE encoded by the coding sequence TTGGTTGAAGTATATATCGATGGAGCAAGTGCGGGAAACCCGGGTCCCAGCGGTGCAGGCATATTCATAAAAAATAATGGCCAGGTTGAACGCTTTTCCATTGCATTGGGCTGCATGGAAAATCATGAAGCAGAATACCGTGCATTTATTCATGCACTGAAACTATGCATTGATAAGGGATATAAAACAGTTTCGTTTCGAACGGATTCACAGCTTGTTAACCGTGCTGTTGAAAAAGAATTTGTAAAAAATAAAAAGTTTGCCCCACTGCTTGAAGAAGCTTTGGAGCTTACAGGAAAATTTGATTTATTTTTTATGAAGTGGGTTCCCAGCTCTGAAAACAAGGCAGCAGATGAATTAGCAAGAGCTGCCATTCACAAAAACAAAGTGAAAGGTCAGGAAGATCATGAATAG
- a CDS encoding 5'-3' exonuclease — MNENKPSLLLVDGMALLFRAYFATAMSGQFMINSKGIPTNGVYGFVKHFLTAVSSFNPSHVAVCWDMGSKTFRTEMFGAYKANRPEAPIELVPQFSLVKEVVEAFDVPNIGLEGFEADDCIGTIAKKASQEADVLILTGDQDMLQLLDDNISVILLQKGYGNYLVHTTETFYEEKGITPKQMIDLKAFMGDTSDNYPGVKGIGEKTALKLLQQFEHIEGVLENLEQLTKGQRAKIEQDLEMLHLSRQLAEIKCDVPVECPLDLAQFTMNREKVIEKFTEIEFKGLHRFLDIKKEYA; from the coding sequence ATGAACGAGAATAAACCTTCACTGCTGCTTGTTGATGGAATGGCACTGCTGTTCAGAGCTTATTTTGCAACAGCAATGTCCGGTCAATTTATGATAAATTCTAAAGGAATTCCTACAAACGGAGTTTATGGTTTTGTTAAACATTTTTTAACAGCTGTTTCTTCCTTTAATCCGTCACATGTGGCAGTATGCTGGGATATGGGCAGCAAAACCTTCAGAACGGAAATGTTTGGTGCCTATAAAGCAAACCGTCCAGAAGCTCCAATCGAACTTGTGCCTCAATTCAGTCTGGTAAAAGAAGTGGTGGAAGCATTCGATGTACCTAATATTGGCCTTGAAGGATTTGAAGCTGATGATTGCATTGGAACCATTGCAAAAAAGGCAAGCCAGGAAGCGGATGTGCTGATCCTTACAGGTGACCAGGATATGCTGCAGCTTCTGGATGACAATATTTCTGTCATTTTACTGCAAAAAGGCTACGGCAATTACCTTGTGCATACGACAGAGACGTTTTATGAAGAAAAAGGAATAACACCTAAGCAGATGATTGACCTGAAAGCCTTCATGGGGGATACAAGTGATAATTACCCGGGTGTAAAAGGAATTGGCGAAAAAACAGCGCTGAAACTGCTTCAGCAATTTGAGCATATTGAAGGCGTATTAGAAAATCTGGAACAGCTAACAAAGGGACAGCGTGCCAAGATCGAACAGGATCTTGAAATGCTTCACTTGAGCAGGCAGCTGGCCGAAATAAAATGCGACGTTCCTGTTGAATGCCCTCTTGACCTCGCCCAATTCACAATGAACCGGGAAAAGGTCATCGAGAAATTCACTGAAATTGAATTCAAGGGACTTCACAGATTCCTTGATATTAAAAAGGAATATGCATAA